The following are from one region of the Stanieria sp. NIES-3757 genome:
- a CDS encoding ferredoxin — MTVTIRFLPDDITVKAEAGEPILQVAERAGVLIPTGCLMGSCHACEVELNDGTAICACISSVPIGTKELTINLYSDPLW, encoded by the coding sequence ATGACTGTCACAATTCGCTTTTTACCTGATGATATTACTGTGAAAGCAGAGGCTGGAGAACCAATATTACAGGTAGCGGAACGGGCTGGAGTATTGATTCCTACTGGTTGTTTAATGGGTTCTTGTCATGCCTGTGAAGTTGAATTAAATGATGGTACTGCTATTTGTGCTTGTATTAGTTCGGTTCCCATTGGCACTAAAGAACTCACCATTAATTTGTATTCAGATCCTTTATGGTAA